The window CCGTCCATGGTTATGGTAGTGTACGATGTAACTAGTGAAACATCATTCAACAGCTGTGCAAAATGGTTAGAAAGAGTGCGGTCGCAGAAACCCGGGGTTGCTGTGCCAGGTGCGATAAATTCTTTTCTTACTGGGTAATGGCTCAAGTTGCTAAGTTTCTGTAGGTCTGTCTTGCTCAGGGCCTTGGATGTTTTTTTCCCTTTCAAGGTAAAAATGGATGCATCGTTTGTTCAATTTTAATTTAAGTGAAATGTCCTTTGAATGGGAtaatttctgaaacaaaaacTATAAATAGAGGAGCAAATCTGGCAGAAACAAATTGACAATCTGTTCAAGGAAATAAACCGTTGAGTTATGATAATATTGTCTGCTAGTGCTCATAAAGCAACCAAATTGTTCTCTTGACCGAGGCCTTTGGTTTGGTTGTTGATACAAAATCCGTTGCTGTTTAAGGTGTGCTTGTTGCCAATAAGATTGATCTTGACCAGAGACGCCTCATTTCACCAAAAGAGGGCAAAAGTTTTGCTCAGTCAAATGGTTTAGAGTACTTCGAAGTGTCGGCAGTAAGTGTTTGCTTCTTAAATTCTGATATTGGTTACTGCAGAAAGAACTTTTTTTGCTGCCAAGAAAATTTATCGTGTGtgtaaaaatcataaaaatgctcaaaatatttgcaaaagGAAAAATAAGTTGACAATGCTTTTAGTTTCCAttgacaaaatgaaaaatttaaacATGGTTCCTTAAATTTGTCCCTTTTTCCATTCCAGAAAGAAATGCAAAACGTTGAGTCTCCATTCTATTATCTCGCAAACGAATTCTACCGGCTTTACCAAGAACAACTGGATGTTTTTAGAACTCTCTCAATGTAGGAATCTGAACTACTTGATATAGACATTCATGTACTTTGAATCTATTTTGTGTGCCACTGTGGAATTcaaaacaaagaattctaatCTACTGAGGAAGCTGGATACTCAAGTACCATCATAGAATGGATTCTTCTTCTTTAACATTAATTTGTATTCTCTTGTATACATTCAATGTGTTCACAAACAGTGAGTTTCTGGTGCACATAAATATCACATTACGAGAACTTTTAAGCCCATTTGAGAAAAGTGCAGTAGTGCAGGTCTGGCAATAACACCTGCTCCTCCTCTCCCAAAATTGTTCTTTTGTCCATCCATCTTGGTTGATTTCATATCCGTACATATATCCTTTGCTTGAGCATAACATAAAACAGTCCGTCCATTTCATTCATAGATATGCTCATTCAAACAGATATTGTGTAAATTTGGTATCCCATCTGTCAATTATAATTGTTCACATTGTAGATGTGGGTTTCAATAAATCAAGAAAAGAAGCATAGGTATTTTGTCTTTCATTGTTCAGCCCTCCAGATTTTTCAGTCTGATTGTATATTGTAGCACTCTACCAGAACATTCTgttggccaggttgtgacacAAAATATCTAGTTCAGTGGCAAGGTTCGTCTTCTCAAGAACGACCGTCTGTAGGAAGTATCATCTAATAATACTAAAAGGAAAgagtgacagtcacaaccatggaGGAGACACCACGAATGGTCGTCCTCATCATCCAAGTTGGGTCTCCGTCAGCATGATCTGATAACCAGCTGTCCTCATCATCCAAGTTGGGCCTCCGTCAGCATGATCTGATAACCATCTGATCGTTGCTAGTTGTTCTGTAGTCTCTCCTGTCGTAGCCAATGCCGAATATTAGGTTGTGCCCAGCCAACTAAAATGATCTGATAACCAGCTAGCGAAGATTGTCCAATAGTCTCTTCTGTAGTCCCGAATGCCTAACTTTAGGTTGTGCCCAGGACAACCAACATGGCCTGATTAACCTACTAgtagaggttggttgttctagCCTCTCTTCTGCAGTCTCTAATGCCCAATAGTACCTTTACTGTCTCTATGGCAAGGTCGGAATGGAGCCTGTCCACAGAAGTAAAGTCGGAAGGAAGCTCTACGGTACATGAGGTGCTTCCCAACTGTCTTCAATAGGGATAGATTATGGTTCAAAGCGACTGTCCTTGTTACGAATTGTGGCAGAACGCGATGCATCTCTTGTCATGATATGTCTTCAATACGACCAGACAGAATGACTTGTCTCCTGGTCACCAAACATGATCAGATAATCAGCTGACAGTGGTTGGTTGTTCTGTGGTCTCTCCTGTCGTAGCCAATATCGAATGTTAGGATGTGCCCCAGACAACTAAAATGATCTGATAACCATCTGGCGGAGGTTGTCTGTCCTATAGTCTCTCCTGTAGTCTCGAATGCCTAACTTTAGGTTGTGCCCAGGACAACCAACATGGTCTGATTAACCTACTAGTAGAGGCTGGTTGTTCTGGTCTCTCTTCTGCAGACTCTAATGCCAAATGGTACCTTCATAGTCTATGGCAAGGTCGGAATGGAGCCTGTCCACAGAAGTAAAGTCGGAAGGAAGCTCTACCAACGTACATGAGGTGCTTCGCGACTGTTTTCAATAGGGATAGATTATGGTTCAAAGCGACTGTCATTGTGACGAATTGTGGCAGAACGCGATGCATCTCTTATCAGGATATGTCTTAAATACGGCCAGACAGAATAAGTTGTCCCCCGGTCAGCAAACATGCTCAGATAATCAGCTGACAGTGGTTAGTTGTTCTGTAGTCTCTCCTGTCGTAGCCAATATCGAATGTTAGGATGTGCCCCAGACAACTAAAATGATATGATGACCAGCTGACGAGGTTGGCTGTCCTATAGT is drawn from Lineus longissimus chromosome 1, tnLinLong1.2, whole genome shotgun sequence and contains these coding sequences:
- the LOC135497994 gene encoding intraflagellar transport protein 27 homolog, which gives rise to MPVTLRGKLVLCGDSTSGKSAITQVFHSDGAHFPKNYSMTTGVELCVKTVNIPDTQDSVELYVHDSAGKEVFAEHVQKFWDQPSMVMVVYDVTSETSFNSCAKWLERVRSQKPGVAVPGVLVANKIDLDQRRLISPKEGKSFAQSNGLEYFEVSAKEMQNVESPFYYLANEFYRLYQEQLDVFRTLSM